From a region of the Bradyrhizobium diazoefficiens genome:
- a CDS encoding TRAP transporter small permease produces MAGDEVTIGGLARRALDLLYLGAGYAAGIFLVAIFAIMMAMSVGRQFAINIPAGDDFASWCMAAIAFLGLAHTFKRGEMIRVGLLLEQLHGRTKQIAEIAALGIATAFILYFTRYAVQMTYDSWRFNDVAQGVVALPLWIPQLGFAGGLAILSIALVDELISVVSGNRPSYEKGSPDETPDEFIERISQGGGG; encoded by the coding sequence GTGGCAGGGGACGAGGTAACGATTGGGGGACTGGCGCGGCGCGCTCTGGATCTCCTGTATCTCGGGGCAGGCTACGCCGCCGGCATCTTCCTGGTTGCGATCTTTGCAATCATGATGGCAATGTCGGTCGGGCGCCAATTTGCGATCAACATTCCCGCCGGCGATGATTTCGCGTCCTGGTGCATGGCCGCGATCGCCTTCCTCGGCCTTGCGCATACCTTCAAGCGCGGAGAGATGATCCGCGTCGGCCTGCTGCTGGAACAGCTGCACGGGCGGACCAAGCAGATCGCAGAGATTGCGGCGCTCGGCATTGCCACCGCCTTCATCCTCTATTTCACCCGCTATGCGGTGCAGATGACCTACGACTCCTGGCGCTTCAACGATGTGGCGCAGGGCGTCGTCGCGCTTCCACTCTGGATTCCGCAGCTCGGCTTCGCCGGCGGGCTTGCGATCCTGTCGATCGCACTCGTCGATGAACTGATCAGCGTCGTCAGCGGCAACCGGCCGAGCTACGAGAAAGGCTCGCCGGACGAGACGCCGGACGAATTCATCGAGCGCATCTCGCAGGGCGGCGGAGGTTGA
- a CDS encoding D-alanyl-D-alanine carboxypeptidase family protein: MACRIPSLRRPRFTAGALARGLIATVLVACIGWSGALLAANQSVQGAKKTDDAGFDGDAPTAILIEASSGSVLFEKNADELRAPSSMMKLMTAEVVFNAIKNGDIKLTDEYRISENAWRRGGAPSGGSTMFAAIHSKVSVDDLLHGAIIQSGNDACIALAEAMAGNERIFAADFMTKRARELGMTKSTFANSNGLPDPGNKMTVRELAILARHIIMDFPEFYKLFGEKEFTWNKIRQFNRNPLLNSMEGADGLKTGYTKEGGYGMVGSAVQNGTRLIVVVNGLEDPEDRATEAKKMLEWGFRNFETRTLIAADQPVGYAKVFGGESRSVKLVAKNPVKVMVHKNGSDKLIARIIYRGPVRAPIEAGQQVGVVRVWRGGNIAVEMPVYAAEAIGTGSTVRRALDGASELVIGMFRAGIEKL, encoded by the coding sequence ATGGCATGTCGTATTCCTTCGCTACGTCGCCCCCGGTTCACCGCCGGAGCGCTGGCGCGCGGGTTGATCGCGACGGTTCTGGTGGCGTGCATCGGCTGGAGTGGGGCTCTTCTGGCCGCCAACCAGAGCGTCCAGGGCGCCAAGAAGACCGACGATGCCGGCTTCGACGGCGATGCCCCGACCGCGATCCTGATCGAAGCCTCCAGCGGCAGCGTGCTGTTCGAGAAGAACGCCGACGAGCTGCGCGCGCCCTCCAGCATGATGAAGCTGATGACGGCAGAGGTCGTCTTCAACGCGATCAAGAACGGCGACATCAAGCTGACCGACGAGTACCGGATCAGCGAGAACGCCTGGCGCCGGGGCGGCGCGCCCTCGGGCGGCTCGACGATGTTTGCCGCCATCCACAGCAAGGTTTCGGTCGACGATCTCCTGCACGGCGCCATCATCCAGAGCGGCAACGACGCCTGCATCGCGCTCGCCGAAGCGATGGCGGGCAACGAGCGGATCTTCGCGGCCGACTTCATGACCAAGCGCGCCCGCGAGCTCGGAATGACCAAGTCGACCTTCGCCAACTCCAACGGCTTGCCCGACCCCGGCAACAAGATGACGGTGCGCGAGCTCGCGATCCTCGCCCGGCACATCATCATGGACTTCCCGGAATTCTACAAACTGTTCGGCGAGAAGGAGTTCACCTGGAACAAGATCCGCCAGTTTAACCGCAATCCGCTGCTCAACTCGATGGAAGGCGCCGACGGCCTGAAGACCGGCTACACCAAGGAAGGCGGCTACGGCATGGTCGGCTCGGCCGTGCAGAACGGCACGCGGCTGATCGTCGTCGTCAACGGGCTGGAAGATCCCGAGGATCGTGCCACGGAAGCCAAGAAGATGCTGGAATGGGGGTTCCGGAATTTCGAGACCCGCACGCTGATCGCGGCCGACCAGCCCGTCGGCTACGCCAAGGTGTTCGGCGGCGAGAGCCGCTCGGTCAAGCTCGTCGCCAAGAATCCGGTGAAGGTGATGGTGCACAAGAACGGCAGCGACAAGCTGATTGCGCGCATCATCTATCGCGGCCCGGTGCGGGCGCCGATCGAGGCCGGCCAGCAGGTCGGCGTCGTCAGGGTCTGGCGCGGCGGCAACATCGCGGTGGAGATGCCGGTCTATGCGGCCGAAGCGATCGGCACCGGATCGACCGTGCGACGCGCGCTCGACGGCGCCAGCGAGCTCGTGATCGGCATGTTCCGCGCGGGCATCGAGAAGCTCTGA
- a CDS encoding TatD family hydrolase has product MLVDSHCHLDFPDFAQDLDGIVSRARAAGIQRMVTISTRVRKLSQLLTIAERYDDVYCSVGTHPHNADEEDGIAPDELVALTEHPKIVALGEAGLDYFYDNGSPEAQARGFRAHIAAARATGLPLVIHTREADEDCARIMEDEAAKGPFRAVLHCYTGGRDLALKAVSLGLYIGFTGILTFKKSETLRALAAELPSDRILVETDSPYLAPGKFRGKRNEPAYVVEVAKVLAEARGVSFDEISRQTSENFFRLFSKVKA; this is encoded by the coding sequence ATGCTGGTCGACAGCCACTGCCATCTGGATTTTCCGGACTTTGCACAAGATCTCGACGGGATCGTGTCGCGGGCGCGAGCGGCCGGCATCCAGCGCATGGTCACGATCTCGACGCGGGTGCGAAAGCTGAGCCAGCTTCTGACCATCGCCGAGCGTTACGACGACGTCTATTGCTCGGTCGGCACCCATCCGCACAACGCGGACGAGGAAGACGGCATCGCACCGGACGAGCTGGTTGCGTTGACGGAGCATCCCAAGATCGTCGCGCTCGGGGAGGCCGGGCTCGACTATTTCTATGATAACGGCTCGCCGGAGGCGCAGGCGAGGGGCTTTCGCGCCCACATTGCCGCCGCGCGCGCCACTGGTCTGCCGCTGGTCATCCACACCCGCGAAGCCGACGAGGACTGCGCACGCATCATGGAAGACGAGGCAGCAAAGGGACCATTCCGCGCCGTGCTGCATTGTTACACGGGCGGGCGCGATCTGGCGCTGAAGGCGGTGTCGCTCGGGCTCTATATCGGTTTCACGGGAATCCTGACTTTCAAGAAATCGGAGACCTTGCGCGCGCTCGCGGCCGAACTGCCATCCGATCGAATCCTGGTCGAAACGGACTCGCCCTATCTTGCGCCGGGCAAGTTCCGGGGGAAACGGAACGAGCCGGCTTATGTGGTCGAGGTCGCCAAAGTGCTGGCCGAGGCGCGTGGCGTGTCGTTCGACGAGATCTCGCGCCAGACCAGCGAAAACTTCTTCCGCCTGTTCTCGAAGGTGAAGGCTTGA
- the metG gene encoding methionine--tRNA ligase — protein MATRAKKTAKGKSSKKKAAKKAAKTAVQARARKAAKKVKKATRSKTAAAKKGAKKSAAKTARKTGKKAANRQVVVKRAAKKAAKKKAAGKPAKTLAKQALAKKTLAKKAARKARVAAPAGKVAPAPVVTPSKAVKPEVLKPKVPKPGESTPKAPRAPKPVAAAAPQATAPVTAAARDNVFYITTAIAYPNGSPHIGHAYEAIATDVLARFARLDGKDVFFLTGTDEHGQKMVQTAAGEGMSAAALATRNAGRFKEMDERLNVSFDRFIRTTEEQHHRSSQEIWRRMEANGDIYADTYAGWYSVRDEAYYAEDETRLNGDGVRLGPQGTPVEWVEEKSYFFRLSAYENKLLKLYADHPDFIGPDSRKNEVVSFVKGGLRDLSISRTTFDWGVKVPGDEEHVMYVWVDALTNYITGVGFPDESDKNWRYWPADVHIIGKDIIRFHAVYWPAFLMSAGIPLPKRVYAHGFLFNRGEKMSKSVGNVVDPFNLADQYGVDQMRYFFLREVPFGQDGNYNHEAIVARINADLANDLGNLAQRSLSMIAKQLGGVLPEPGEFSENDKAILAMADRMVAASREAMATQQIHQWLNAVWAVVAEANRYFAGEAPWALAKTDPARQRTVLYVTAEVVRQIAILAQPAMPTAAGKLLDSLGIPEGQRNFTMLGGAKRIASGSTLPAPTPAFPRYIEPAA, from the coding sequence GTGGCCACGCGAGCAAAGAAAACCGCCAAAGGCAAGAGCAGCAAGAAGAAGGCTGCGAAGAAAGCCGCAAAGACGGCTGTTCAGGCACGAGCGCGCAAGGCTGCCAAGAAGGTCAAGAAGGCGACGAGGTCCAAGACGGCTGCAGCCAAGAAGGGCGCGAAGAAGAGCGCAGCGAAGACGGCAAGGAAGACCGGCAAGAAGGCTGCGAACAGGCAGGTTGTCGTCAAGAGGGCCGCCAAGAAAGCCGCGAAGAAGAAGGCCGCCGGAAAGCCAGCCAAGACTCTGGCGAAACAGGCTCTGGCGAAAAAGACTCTGGCGAAAAAGGCGGCCAGGAAGGCGAGGGTGGCAGCGCCTGCCGGGAAGGTCGCGCCGGCTCCAGTCGTCACGCCGTCGAAAGCGGTAAAGCCCGAGGTACTGAAACCCAAGGTGCCGAAACCCGGGGAATCGACACCCAAGGCGCCGCGTGCGCCGAAGCCCGTCGCGGCCGCAGCTCCGCAAGCGACAGCCCCGGTGACCGCCGCTGCACGCGACAACGTCTTCTACATCACGACCGCGATCGCCTATCCCAACGGCAGCCCGCATATCGGCCACGCCTATGAAGCAATCGCGACCGACGTGCTGGCGCGCTTTGCGCGGCTCGACGGCAAGGACGTGTTCTTCCTGACCGGCACCGACGAGCACGGTCAAAAGATGGTTCAGACAGCGGCCGGTGAAGGGATGTCGGCCGCGGCGCTCGCAACCCGCAATGCCGGCCGATTCAAGGAGATGGACGAGCGCCTGAACGTGTCGTTCGATCGCTTCATCCGCACCACTGAGGAGCAGCATCACCGCTCCAGTCAGGAGATCTGGCGGCGCATGGAGGCGAATGGCGACATCTATGCCGACACCTATGCGGGCTGGTACTCGGTACGCGACGAAGCCTACTACGCCGAGGACGAGACGCGCCTGAATGGCGACGGCGTGCGCTTGGGTCCGCAGGGCACGCCGGTCGAATGGGTCGAGGAGAAGAGCTATTTCTTCCGCCTGTCGGCCTATGAGAACAAGCTGCTCAAGCTGTACGCGGATCACCCTGATTTCATCGGGCCGGATTCCCGCAAGAACGAGGTGGTGAGCTTCGTCAAAGGCGGCCTGCGCGATCTCTCGATCTCACGCACCACGTTCGACTGGGGCGTCAAGGTGCCCGGTGACGAGGAGCACGTGATGTATGTCTGGGTCGACGCGCTGACCAACTACATCACCGGCGTCGGCTTCCCCGACGAGAGCGACAAGAACTGGCGGTACTGGCCGGCCGACGTGCACATCATCGGCAAGGACATCATCCGTTTTCACGCCGTGTACTGGCCGGCGTTCCTGATGTCGGCCGGAATCCCACTGCCGAAGCGGGTCTATGCCCACGGCTTCCTGTTCAACAGGGGCGAGAAGATGTCGAAGTCGGTCGGCAACGTCGTCGATCCCTTCAACCTTGCCGACCAGTATGGCGTCGACCAGATGCGCTATTTCTTCCTGCGCGAGGTGCCGTTCGGACAGGACGGCAACTACAATCACGAGGCCATCGTCGCGCGTATCAACGCCGACCTCGCCAACGATCTCGGCAATCTGGCGCAGCGTTCGCTCTCGATGATCGCCAAGCAACTCGGCGGCGTGCTGCCCGAGCCCGGCGAATTCAGCGAGAACGACAAGGCTATCCTGGCGATGGCCGATCGCATGGTGGCCGCGTCACGCGAGGCCATGGCGACGCAGCAGATCCATCAATGGCTCAACGCCGTCTGGGCCGTGGTCGCGGAAGCCAACCGCTATTTCGCCGGCGAGGCGCCGTGGGCGCTTGCCAAGACTGATCCGGCCAGACAGAGGACGGTGCTCTACGTCACCGCCGAAGTTGTGCGCCAGATCGCGATCCTGGCCCAGCCGGCGATGCCGACCGCCGCGGGCAAGCTGCTCGACAGCCTCGGCATTCCCGAAGGCCAGCGCAACTTCACCATGCTCGGCGGCGCCAAGCGCATCGCGTCGGGTTCGACGCTGCCGGCGCCGACACCGGCGTTCCCGCGCTACATCGAGCCCGCGGCCTGA
- a CDS encoding alpha/beta hydrolase, with product MSSTRVIKANGIDLFIREAGQGPLVVLCHGWPELSYSWRHQIPALAEAGFHVVAPDMRGYGQSAAPPDVAAYSIFDTVGDVVGLVQALGETKAMVVGHDWGAPVAWHAALFRPDIFTAVAGLSVPPPFRGRGKPLELLRQGGVTNFYWQYFQAPGVAEAELERDVARTMRIVLGGRGLADPTAAMFVPEGKGFLSHASAEEPLPGWLGEADLAYFTESFRKSGFRGGLNWYRNIDRNWELTAPWQDAQIRQPSLFIAGSKDAVITGLIGSKRVNELERVLPNLQRKLIVEGAGHWVQQERPGEVNAALVQFLTTTAA from the coding sequence ATGTCGTCCACCCGCGTGATCAAAGCCAATGGCATCGATCTCTTCATCCGCGAAGCCGGCCAGGGTCCGCTGGTGGTGCTGTGCCACGGCTGGCCGGAGCTGTCCTATTCCTGGCGCCACCAGATCCCCGCCCTCGCCGAGGCCGGGTTTCACGTGGTCGCCCCCGACATGCGCGGCTACGGACAAAGCGCCGCGCCGCCCGACGTTGCGGCCTACTCGATCTTCGACACGGTCGGCGACGTGGTCGGCCTCGTGCAGGCGCTCGGCGAGACCAAGGCGATGGTGGTCGGCCACGATTGGGGGGCACCGGTCGCCTGGCACGCGGCGCTGTTCCGCCCCGACATCTTCACGGCGGTCGCGGGCCTGAGCGTGCCGCCGCCGTTCCGCGGCCGCGGCAAGCCGCTCGAGCTGTTGCGCCAGGGCGGCGTCACCAATTTCTACTGGCAGTATTTTCAGGCGCCGGGCGTTGCCGAGGCCGAGCTGGAGCGCGACGTCGCCCGCACCATGCGCATCGTGCTTGGGGGGCGCGGCCTCGCCGATCCCACCGCAGCCATGTTCGTGCCGGAGGGCAAGGGCTTTCTCAGCCACGCGAGCGCCGAGGAGCCGCTGCCCGGCTGGCTCGGCGAAGCTGACCTCGCCTATTTCACCGAAAGCTTCCGCAAGTCCGGCTTTCGCGGCGGGCTGAACTGGTATCGCAACATCGACCGCAATTGGGAGCTGACGGCGCCTTGGCAGGATGCGCAGATCCGTCAACCCTCGTTGTTCATCGCTGGCTCCAAGGACGCGGTCATCACCGGGCTGATCGGCAGCAAGCGCGTCAACGAGCTCGAGCGCGTGCTGCCCAATCTGCAGCGCAAGCTGATCGTCGAGGGCGCCGGCCATTGGGTGCAGCAGGAGCGCCCGGGCGAGGTGAATGCGGCGCTGGTGCAATTCCTGACGACCACCGCGGCCTAG
- the tmk gene encoding dTMP kinase codes for MTESAVQRPSGRGRFITFEGGEGTGKSTQIKMLADRLKAAKLRIRLTREPGGSPGAEIMRHLVLSGMGRLLGPEAETLLFAAARDDHVRTVILPALNQGTWVLCDRFADSTRAYQGSLGRVPAGLINAMERVTIGDLKPDLTIILDLPVEIGLQRAAARRGTGTPDRFEGEKLSFHQGLREAYRKIAADDPGRCLLIDANSDPDTVAARVWTALRDRLLPTSASVISA; via the coding sequence ATGACCGAGAGCGCGGTACAGCGGCCGTCCGGACGCGGACGCTTTATCACCTTTGAAGGCGGCGAGGGCACGGGCAAGTCGACCCAGATCAAGATGCTCGCCGACCGCCTCAAGGCGGCAAAGTTGCGCATCCGCCTCACGCGCGAGCCGGGCGGCTCGCCGGGTGCCGAGATCATGCGTCATCTGGTGTTGTCGGGCATGGGCAGGCTGCTCGGCCCCGAGGCGGAGACGCTGCTGTTTGCCGCCGCGCGCGATGACCACGTCCGCACCGTGATCCTGCCTGCGCTCAACCAGGGCACCTGGGTGCTGTGCGATCGCTTCGCCGACTCCACGCGGGCCTATCAGGGCAGCCTCGGCCGCGTACCGGCCGGGCTGATCAACGCGATGGAGCGGGTGACGATCGGCGATCTCAAGCCGGACCTCACCATCATCCTCGACCTGCCGGTCGAGATCGGCCTCCAGCGCGCCGCCGCGCGCCGCGGCACCGGCACGCCCGACAGGTTCGAGGGCGAGAAGCTCAGTTTTCACCAGGGTCTGCGCGAGGCCTATCGCAAGATCGCCGCGGACGATCCGGGGCGCTGCTTGCTGATCGACGCCAATTCCGACCCTGACACGGTCGCGGCACGAGTCTGGACGGCGCTGCGCGATCGTCTCCTTCCCACATCGGCCTCGGTGATTTCCGCATGA
- a CDS encoding DNA polymerase III subunit delta' — protein MSLRRTERETAIPHPRETSRLFGHREAEAALLTAYRSGRIPHAWLIGGPQGIGKATLAYRMARFVLAHGQPLAGAVQRAEDLAIDSDDAVARQVAAGSHGGLLTLERTANDRGVMRTVITVDETRETIGFFGSTAAAEGWRVCIVDTVDELNPNAANALLKILEEPPQQSLFLLVSHAPARVLATIQSRCRKLRLRPLATDDVIAAAASAADLDPNDPALREAAVASEGSVARALTLLGGDALKLQQRTAALLARLPQVDPRELHTLGDSLGSSDRVALAAFVDGIDRWIAERLHADEANANQNLPRLARLAEVWEKIVRAARDTETYNLERKPLVFSVFGWLADATR, from the coding sequence ATGAGCCTACGTCGGACCGAGCGCGAAACGGCCATTCCGCATCCGCGCGAGACCAGCCGTCTGTTCGGGCATCGCGAGGCCGAAGCGGCGCTGCTGACGGCCTATCGCAGCGGGCGGATTCCGCATGCCTGGCTGATCGGTGGGCCGCAAGGGATCGGCAAGGCAACCTTGGCCTATCGCATGGCGCGCTTCGTGCTCGCACATGGCCAGCCGCTGGCCGGAGCCGTGCAGCGCGCCGAAGACCTTGCAATCGATTCCGACGACGCGGTGGCGCGGCAGGTGGCAGCCGGTTCGCATGGCGGCCTGCTGACGCTGGAGCGTACCGCCAACGACCGCGGCGTGATGCGCACCGTGATCACAGTGGACGAGACGCGCGAGACGATCGGCTTCTTTGGCTCGACCGCCGCGGCCGAAGGCTGGCGTGTCTGCATCGTCGACACCGTCGACGAGCTCAATCCAAACGCGGCCAACGCACTTCTGAAGATTCTCGAGGAGCCGCCGCAACAATCGCTGTTCCTTCTGGTGAGCCACGCGCCCGCACGCGTGCTCGCCACGATCCAGTCGCGCTGCCGGAAGCTGCGCCTGCGGCCGCTGGCCACGGATGACGTGATCGCGGCTGCAGCTTCGGCGGCCGACCTCGATCCGAACGATCCTGCGCTGCGCGAGGCGGCGGTGGCCTCCGAGGGCAGCGTTGCGCGGGCTCTGACGCTGCTCGGCGGCGACGCCCTGAAGCTTCAGCAGCGCACGGCGGCGCTGCTCGCGCGCCTGCCGCAGGTCGATCCGCGCGAGTTGCACACGCTCGGCGATTCGCTCGGCAGCAGCGACCGTGTCGCGCTGGCTGCTTTCGTCGACGGCATCGATCGCTGGATCGCGGAACGTCTGCATGCGGACGAGGCCAATGCCAACCAGAATCTGCCGCGCCTTGCGCGTCTAGCTGAGGTATGGGAAAAGATCGTCCGCGCCGCGCGCGACACCGAAACCTACAATCTGGAGCGAAAGCCCTTGGTTTTCTCGGTGTTCGGCTGGCTGGCGGACGCAACGCGCTAG
- a CDS encoding septal ring lytic transglycosylase RlpA family protein — MGIRRSDSVWRAARSVAAVATCVALANCASSNKFASRVDPKYGVSSSPRVVAFGEPVPKGGGTYRVGKPYVVAGRTYVPEEDVNYRAEGLASWYGDDFHGRLTANGEVFDMGSLTAAHPTLPLPSYARVTNMSNGKSLIVRVNDRGPYHGNRLIDVSNKAAELLEFKGNGVARVRVEYVGRAPLEGSDDRQLLATLRTGVPAPSPSMVRVASARPFVPESSGSSRGAIRGDVPMPEGRPYSLGNTSADMASLNATSEMSASSRSRGRAVQNARAVSYDEDGRYARETAASSADGAAEARSILSGRGLY; from the coding sequence ATGGGGATCCGACGGTCAGATTCGGTTTGGCGGGCCGCGCGCAGCGTTGCGGCGGTCGCGACCTGCGTTGCGCTCGCCAATTGCGCTTCCTCCAACAAGTTCGCCAGCCGCGTCGATCCGAAATACGGCGTGTCCTCGAGCCCCCGGGTGGTGGCTTTCGGGGAGCCAGTCCCGAAGGGCGGCGGCACCTACCGCGTCGGCAAGCCCTATGTCGTGGCGGGTAGGACCTACGTGCCCGAGGAGGACGTCAACTATCGCGCCGAGGGCCTGGCGTCCTGGTACGGCGATGATTTCCACGGCCGCCTGACCGCCAACGGCGAAGTGTTCGACATGGGCTCGCTGACCGCTGCGCATCCGACCCTGCCGCTGCCGTCCTATGCGCGCGTCACCAACATGTCGAACGGCAAGTCGCTGATCGTCCGCGTCAATGACCGCGGGCCCTACCACGGCAACCGCCTCATCGACGTCTCGAACAAGGCCGCCGAACTCCTTGAATTCAAAGGAAATGGTGTCGCCAGGGTTCGTGTCGAATATGTCGGCCGGGCGCCGCTCGAAGGCTCCGATGACCGCCAGCTTCTGGCGACCCTGCGCACCGGCGTTCCGGCGCCATCGCCCTCGATGGTCCGGGTCGCTTCCGCAAGGCCATTCGTGCCGGAATCGTCGGGGTCGAGCCGCGGAGCCATTCGCGGCGACGTACCGATGCCCGAGGGGCGGCCCTATAGTCTCGGCAACACCTCCGCCGACATGGCATCGCTCAATGCGACCTCGGAAATGTCGGCCTCGAGCCGCAGCCGGGGCCGGGCGGTCCAGAACGCCCGTGCGGTGTCCTACGACGAGGATGGGCGCTACGCGAGGGAGACCGCTGCTTCATCGGCCGACGGCGCCGCCGAAGCGCGCAGCATCCTGAGCGGCCGCGGGCTCTACTAG
- a CDS encoding TRAP transporter large permease subunit, producing MANLGMIELAFILLGVMILLLGSGVWIAVSLGLVGFVAMALTTSLPLGAVLATTTWSASSSWTLAALPLFIWMGEILFRTKLSEEMFRGLSPWVQWLPGRLTHVNVIGCGIFAAVSGSSAATCATIGKIALPELDKRGYDKGLSLGSLAGAGTLGLLIPPSIPMVVYAVTANVSVLQVFLGGFLPGALVMVLYSGYIIIWSLLNPKKIPPRDPPMPFRQKLQESAKLAPCLVLILAVFLSLVLGFATATECAAWGVTGALLLAWWSGTLTRRNLLESIMSATRLTCMIMLILAGAAYTTAAMAYTGIPAALATWVQGQQLTPSMLALYLSVMYIILGCLIDGISMIVLTAVIVLPMVKQAGLDLVWFGVYLIIHVEMAQITPPVGFNLFVLQNMSGRDTLTVARATFPFFILLLAAVFIITEYPQIVMFLPKLAFPD from the coding sequence ATGGCCAATCTCGGCATGATCGAGCTGGCGTTTATCCTGCTCGGCGTCATGATCCTGCTGCTGGGAAGCGGCGTCTGGATCGCGGTCTCGCTTGGCCTTGTCGGCTTCGTGGCGATGGCGCTGACGACCAGCCTGCCGCTCGGTGCCGTGCTTGCCACCACCACCTGGAGCGCCAGCTCGTCGTGGACGCTGGCCGCGCTGCCGCTGTTCATCTGGATGGGCGAGATCCTGTTCCGGACCAAATTGTCGGAGGAAATGTTTCGGGGGCTGTCACCCTGGGTTCAGTGGCTGCCCGGACGTCTGACCCATGTCAACGTGATCGGCTGCGGCATCTTCGCGGCGGTGTCGGGCTCTTCGGCGGCGACCTGTGCGACGATCGGCAAGATCGCGCTGCCCGAACTCGACAAGCGCGGCTACGACAAGGGCTTGAGCCTCGGATCGCTGGCCGGCGCCGGCACGCTCGGCCTGCTGATCCCGCCCTCGATCCCGATGGTAGTCTACGCGGTCACGGCGAATGTCTCCGTGCTTCAGGTGTTCCTCGGCGGATTCCTGCCGGGCGCGCTCGTGATGGTGCTCTACTCGGGCTACATCATCATCTGGTCGCTGCTCAATCCCAAGAAGATTCCGCCGCGCGATCCGCCGATGCCATTCCGCCAAAAGCTGCAGGAATCGGCGAAGCTCGCGCCCTGTCTGGTTCTGATTCTGGCAGTCTTTCTTTCCCTCGTGCTAGGCTTCGCGACGGCGACCGAATGCGCTGCATGGGGAGTTACGGGCGCGCTGCTGCTGGCGTGGTGGAGCGGTACGCTCACGCGCAGGAACCTCCTCGAAAGCATCATGAGCGCGACGCGTCTGACCTGCATGATCATGCTGATCCTGGCAGGGGCGGCCTACACCACGGCCGCGATGGCCTATACGGGCATTCCGGCCGCGCTCGCCACCTGGGTTCAAGGGCAGCAGCTCACGCCAAGCATGCTCGCGCTGTATCTGAGCGTCATGTACATCATCCTCGGCTGCCTGATCGACGGCATCTCGATGATCGTTCTGACCGCCGTCATCGTGCTGCCGATGGTCAAGCAGGCCGGGCTCGACCTGGTCTGGTTCGGCGTCTATCTCATCATTCACGTGGAGATGGCACAGATCACGCCGCCGGTCGGGTTCAATCTCTTCGTGCTCCAGAACATGAGCGGGCGCGACACCCTCACCGTCGCGCGGGCGACGTTTCCGTTCTTCATTCTGCTGCTGGCTGCCGTGTTCATCATCACGGAGTATCCGCAGATCGTGATGTTTCTACCCAAGCTCGCTTTCCCTGACTGA
- a CDS encoding MBL fold metallo-hydrolase: MTLTLTILGCGSSAGVPRPALGWGACDPNNPKNRRRRCSLLVERTSEHGTTRIVIDTSPDLREQLLSTNVDHIDAVFLTHEHADQTHGMDDLRSVVMHMRRRIPTYFNQSTAKDILSRFSYCFISPEGSDYPPILTRHSIEAGGSQTILGKGGAVTMTAFLVQHGSIPALGYRIGDAAYTPDLNDIPRESWGALENLDLWIVDGLRYNSHVSHFSINDALSWIERFKPKRAVITNMAADVDYEAIRQSLPAGVVPAFDGLRLETH, encoded by the coding sequence ATGACGCTGACGCTGACAATCCTGGGCTGCGGGTCCTCCGCCGGCGTGCCGCGCCCAGCGCTCGGCTGGGGCGCCTGCGATCCAAACAATCCCAAGAACCGCCGTCGCCGCTGCTCGCTGCTGGTCGAACGGACCTCCGAGCACGGCACCACGCGCATCGTGATCGACACCTCGCCGGACCTGCGCGAGCAATTGCTCTCGACCAATGTCGATCACATCGACGCGGTGTTCTTGACGCATGAGCACGCCGATCAGACCCACGGCATGGACGATTTGCGTTCGGTCGTGATGCACATGCGCCGTCGCATCCCGACCTACTTCAACCAGTCGACAGCCAAGGACATCCTGTCGCGGTTCTCCTATTGCTTCATCTCGCCGGAGGGCAGCGACTATCCGCCGATCCTGACGCGGCATTCGATCGAAGCGGGCGGAAGCCAGACCATCCTGGGGAAGGGCGGCGCCGTGACGATGACCGCCTTTCTGGTCCAGCATGGCAGCATTCCCGCGCTCGGCTATCGTATCGGGGATGCAGCCTACACACCCGACCTCAACGACATCCCGCGCGAGAGCTGGGGCGCGCTGGAAAATCTGGACCTCTGGATCGTCGATGGCTTGCGCTACAACAGCCATGTCAGCCATTTCAGCATCAATGACGCGCTGTCCTGGATCGAACGGTTCAAGCCGAAGCGCGCGGTCATCACCAATATGGCGGCCGACGTCGATTACGAGGCGATCCGGCAATCCCTGCCCGCGGGCGTCGTGCCCGCCTTCGACGGGCTGCGGCTGGAGACGCACTGA